One region of Candidatus Omnitrophota bacterium genomic DNA includes:
- a CDS encoding NTP transferase domain-containing protein: MTAGSATAQKKGPKTLWLEKLGAPDVVAAGLSRPFSGRVIYYGDRSVSAPARFILALAERFRVGLNVFPVSLSLEKESPDGETLAYEVNEDMLLCGDRAVKTYADGRPLRLKNAIKCYISESLRGKIVFAVIARSKAALMRDKDHILRFERHPMNEMLRRLYEERGFAIKESGGMFEYAQRARTILSLVKSAVKARVMPVAPRSNITDIRPSVWIEYDQKSAIDLAFWKNNVDKSLFGIVYYLDRGDTPVNDEITGEIEERGELWADAHLGAVASDIGTPAIAALIKDLVKPDGRPFWLRMFDFEYAFWNACYAAYFNKFKVKILIQHQDTSWKQEAQAAAMGSAGGIMLGFHWSNYPFRMTPSHLFPYNVFFEWGRIFDDFLPVKEGVCDYWLPSGMWICRDAADPGGITGRLKDLEFTFAVFDSSAAHNVHQTPLSLSRFYLLLLGLLEKNPSWGAVVKSKNGDIDSLSALPGGKDIVRRFRSLMGTDRVFFLDNRLSPATAAALTDLSVCFGLNSAGIVAGAHGNRVLHWDCSGWTKHPFYGDPGQKFIFKTLDGMEDAIIRASKGDSSIGDFSKWRRLFNHFGDFNADKRLGRFIQDVMEMSLKTGNSREILDFAAKRYIDKNGIGDDKGRSSAIIIQARMSSSRFPGKVMSLLGGVPLVEYVYRRCKTCAVDNVLVATSEDTSDDTVYDHCRSGKIPVFRGSLDNVLERYIRAAGSVNAGYVVRVCADTPFVDTALVNTLLKALIAEKLDYASLERSTCASGFYSEAVTAEALEKAAMRTREKEDLEHVTKYITSHPQEFSAKFIDAGLNPEFLHGIRLTIDQPGDLKRANAIVSELVDPLAFTSKEVLETVRNKTIGLMA, from the coding sequence ATGACCGCAGGCAGCGCAACAGCACAAAAAAAAGGTCCCAAGACCTTGTGGCTGGAAAAATTGGGCGCCCCGGATGTGGTCGCGGCAGGCTTATCGCGGCCTTTTTCCGGCCGCGTAATATATTACGGAGATCGTTCGGTCTCCGCCCCGGCCCGCTTTATCCTTGCTTTGGCAGAACGGTTCAGGGTCGGCCTTAACGTATTTCCCGTCAGCCTGTCCCTGGAAAAGGAAAGCCCGGACGGAGAGACGCTTGCATATGAGGTGAACGAGGATATGCTCCTGTGCGGCGACAGGGCCGTTAAAACCTATGCCGACGGCAGGCCTTTAAGGTTGAAGAACGCGATCAAGTGTTATATATCGGAGTCCTTGCGCGGCAAAATAGTATTTGCGGTCATTGCCAGGTCGAAAGCAGCGCTTATGAGGGATAAAGACCATATCTTAAGATTTGAACGGCATCCTATGAACGAAATGCTGCGCCGCCTTTACGAAGAAAGAGGTTTTGCAATCAAGGAATCCGGCGGGATGTTTGAGTATGCGCAGCGCGCCAGGACGATATTAAGCCTGGTAAAGAGCGCAGTGAAGGCAAGAGTAATGCCTGTCGCTCCCAGGTCCAATATTACCGATATAAGGCCGTCGGTCTGGATAGAATACGACCAAAAAAGTGCCATCGATCTAGCATTCTGGAAAAATAACGTGGATAAATCGCTTTTCGGCATCGTTTATTACCTGGACAGGGGAGATACCCCTGTCAATGATGAAATAACCGGGGAGATAGAGGAGAGGGGCGAGTTGTGGGCCGACGCGCATTTGGGGGCGGTAGCGTCGGATATAGGCACCCCTGCGATAGCCGCGCTTATAAAAGACCTGGTAAAGCCGGATGGCCGGCCGTTTTGGTTGAGAATGTTCGATTTTGAATATGCTTTTTGGAATGCGTGCTATGCGGCGTATTTTAATAAATTTAAGGTGAAGATACTTATCCAACACCAGGACACGTCCTGGAAACAGGAAGCGCAGGCGGCGGCCATGGGATCGGCAGGGGGCATAATGCTCGGGTTCCACTGGTCCAATTATCCGTTCCGGATGACCCCGTCGCACCTTTTCCCGTACAACGTATTTTTTGAATGGGGCAGGATATTCGACGATTTCCTTCCCGTGAAGGAGGGGGTATGTGATTATTGGCTTCCTTCCGGGATGTGGATATGCAGAGATGCAGCCGATCCGGGCGGGATAACGGGCCGGCTGAAAGACCTCGAATTCACATTTGCCGTATTCGACTCAAGCGCCGCGCATAATGTCCATCAAACGCCTTTGTCGCTTTCGCGCTTCTACCTGCTTCTCCTGGGCCTTCTTGAAAAGAACCCGTCATGGGGAGCGGTCGTGAAGAGCAAGAACGGCGATATCGACAGCCTCTCGGCTCTGCCCGGCGGTAAAGATATAGTGCGCAGATTCCGGTCGCTCATGGGAACGGACAGGGTCTTTTTCCTGGATAACCGGTTATCCCCTGCGACTGCCGCGGCACTTACCGATTTGTCGGTCTGTTTCGGCCTGAATTCCGCGGGCATCGTAGCGGGGGCGCACGGGAACAGGGTGCTGCATTGGGATTGTTCCGGGTGGACGAAGCACCCGTTTTACGGCGATCCCGGCCAGAAGTTCATTTTCAAGACGCTTGACGGAATGGAAGATGCCATCATCCGGGCGAGCAAAGGCGACAGTTCGATCGGGGATTTCTCTAAATGGCGGCGGCTGTTCAACCATTTCGGCGACTTCAATGCGGATAAAAGGCTGGGAAGATTTATACAGGATGTGATGGAGATGAGCCTCAAGACGGGCAATTCGCGGGAAATACTGGACTTCGCGGCGAAGAGATATATAGATAAAAACGGGATAGGGGATGATAAAGGCCGGTCGAGCGCGATAATCATCCAGGCCAGGATGAGCTCCAGCCGGTTCCCGGGCAAGGTAATGTCCCTCCTGGGGGGGGTGCCCCTGGTTGAATACGTATACAGGCGCTGCAAAACCTGCGCGGTAGACAATGTGCTCGTCGCCACTTCGGAAGATACCTCCGATGATACCGTCTATGACCATTGCAGGTCCGGTAAAATACCCGTCTTCAGGGGCAGCCTGGACAATGTCTTAGAAAGGTACATACGGGCAGCCGGATCGGTGAACGCCGGATACGTCGTCCGCGTGTGCGCGGATACCCCTTTCGTGGATACCGCTTTAGTCAATACGCTGCTGAAGGCGCTCATCGCAGAAAAACTGGATTATGCTTCATTGGAGCGCAGCACATGCGCGTCCGGTTTCTATTCGGAGGCGGTAACCGCGGAAGCCCTGGAGAAGGCGGCGATGAGGACCAGGGAAAAAGAAGACCTGGAGCACGTGACAAAATACATAACGTCGCATCCGCAGGAATTTTCGGCAAAATTCATCGACGCCGGGCTCAACCCGGAATTTTTGCATGGGATAAGGTTGACTATCGACCAACCCGGCGACCTGAAAAGGGCTAACGCTATCGTGAGCGAATTGGTCGACCCGCTCGCCTTCACTTCAAAAGAGGTGCTGGAAACCGTAAGGAACAAAACGATCGGGCTTATGGCATGA
- a CDS encoding DegT/DnrJ/EryC1/StrS family aminotransferase, with protein MRNEFLPLAKPFMGTEEIEAVAEVIRSGYLTTGPRVTEFENAVTGYLGGQANAVALNSCTAGLYLALLACGIGKGDEVIVPTWTFAATGHVVLWTGATPVLCDVYESSLNIDVEKMKSLINPRTKAIMPVHFAGYPCEMDAILSAAKEHGLTVIEDAAHAIGTQYKGRKIGSFGDVSVFSFYATKNLACGEGGMAVSRDKKMIEKMRKLSYFGINKEAFNRYSQKGNWFYEIEEIGYKYNMDSIHAAIGLEQFKKLDRMNERRRRIASLYRAGLDPRARFSEDKPEHYHIYHLFTMRIGKDIIPRDEFIKQLRARNIGTSVHFIPLHKHPFYKDLIHSDFPAADRAYEEIVSIPMYPGMSDPDVDYVIETINDVLKSGG; from the coding sequence ATGCGTAATGAATTTTTGCCGCTGGCAAAGCCGTTTATGGGGACCGAAGAGATCGAGGCGGTGGCCGAAGTCATCCGGAGCGGGTATTTGACTACCGGGCCGCGTGTGACGGAATTTGAAAATGCCGTGACGGGATATCTCGGAGGCCAGGCCAATGCCGTAGCCCTGAATTCCTGCACGGCGGGCCTCTACCTGGCCTTATTGGCCTGCGGTATCGGTAAAGGGGATGAGGTGATAGTCCCGACATGGACATTTGCCGCTACGGGCCACGTGGTCTTATGGACCGGAGCAACACCCGTATTATGCGATGTCTATGAGTCATCCCTTAATATCGACGTCGAAAAGATGAAGTCCCTTATCAATCCGCGGACCAAGGCAATCATGCCGGTCCATTTTGCGGGCTATCCGTGCGAGATGGATGCGATACTTTCCGCGGCCAAAGAGCATGGCCTGACGGTCATAGAGGATGCCGCGCACGCCATCGGCACGCAATATAAAGGCAGGAAGATCGGCAGCTTCGGGGATGTCTCCGTCTTCAGTTTCTACGCTACCAAGAACCTGGCATGCGGCGAAGGGGGCATGGCGGTTTCCCGGGACAAGAAAATGATAGAGAAGATGCGGAAATTAAGTTATTTTGGCATCAACAAGGAAGCCTTCAACCGTTATTCCCAAAAAGGCAATTGGTTCTACGAGATAGAGGAGATCGGCTATAAATATAACATGGACAGCATCCATGCCGCCATAGGCCTTGAGCAGTTTAAAAAACTGGACCGGATGAACGAGAGGCGGAGGCGCATCGCATCGCTCTACCGGGCCGGCCTTGATCCGCGCGCCCGTTTTTCCGAGGACAAGCCGGAACACTACCACATTTACCACCTCTTTACCATGCGCATCGGCAAGGATATCATCCCCAGGGACGAATTCATTAAGCAGCTCAGGGCGCGCAATATCGGCACGAGCGTGCATTTTATCCCGCTGCATAAGCATCCTTTCTATAAGGATCTCATCCATTCGGACTTTCCCGCGGCGGACCGCGCTTACGAGGAGATAGTATCCATACCTATGTATCCCGGAATGTCTGATCCGGACGTTGATTACGTGATCGAGACCATTAACGATGTCCTTAAGAGCGGAGGGTAA
- a CDS encoding imidazole glycerol phosphate synthase cyclase subunit, whose protein sequence is MLKNRLITVLTFNNGVLFRTKDFCPDYRYTLNFVDSWSVDEIVVLDVTRPGTGERKNFYDVVGRFAEKCFVPLAAGGGVRCIEDFKTLLGLGADKVVINTAAVERPEFISEAAKLYGSQCVVLSIDAKKDERGKYEVFTDFGRKKSGLDPAEWAKRAEGLGAGEIFISSIDKDGSLEGYDNGLNRMVADEVGIPVLVCGGAGKWQDFVDGFKDGHASAVCTTNIYHFTETSIKSAKNFLKDSGIDVRT, encoded by the coding sequence ATGCTTAAGAACAGGCTGATAACCGTCCTGACGTTCAATAACGGGGTCCTTTTCCGGACTAAAGATTTCTGCCCGGATTACCGTTATACCCTGAATTTCGTAGATTCCTGGTCGGTCGATGAGATCGTCGTCCTGGACGTGACCCGTCCAGGCACCGGAGAGAGGAAGAATTTTTATGATGTCGTGGGCCGCTTCGCCGAAAAATGCTTTGTCCCTCTTGCGGCCGGAGGCGGGGTAAGGTGCATTGAGGACTTTAAGACGCTGCTTGGTTTGGGTGCGGATAAAGTGGTCATCAATACTGCGGCGGTGGAACGGCCGGAGTTCATCAGCGAGGCTGCAAAGCTGTACGGCTCGCAATGCGTCGTCCTCTCCATCGACGCGAAGAAAGACGAACGGGGTAAATACGAAGTTTTCACGGATTTTGGCAGGAAGAAATCCGGGCTGGACCCGGCGGAATGGGCAAAAAGGGCCGAAGGCCTCGGCGCGGGAGAGATATTTATATCTTCCATAGATAAGGACGGTTCTTTGGAAGGATACGATAACGGGCTTAACAGGATGGTCGCCGATGAGGTAGGGATACCGGTCCTCGTATGCGGAGGCGCGGGGAAATGGCAGGATTTTGTGGACGGCTTTAAGGACGGCCACGCGTCGGCTGTCTGCACCACGAATATATACCATTTTACGGAAACGAGCATAAAGAGCGCGAAAAATTTCCTGAAGGACTCGGGTATCGATGTCAGGACATAA
- the asnB gene encoding asparagine synthase (glutamine-hydrolyzing): protein MCGIAGYISNNPEHDPRQIVHDMLKEISHRGPDQSGIYSRKGLALGMVRLSIIDKERHDIPYEAPDGSAVIVYNGEIYNHEDIRRSYRGEYEFKTQSDAETVLCHYLKQKTSSFRDYNGMYAFAIYDGRDKEMYIVRDRAGEKPLYYVRSGDFFAFASEIKALLKLVKPIYNRECLSYEAFEFNTGEKTLFKDIYCLMPGDYLKIDRALNVTKHSYWKIWDNLTEMPDDLKKIESRLTDLLVDSILLRTKNCVHRFGTFVSGGVDSALIACIAKPDYIYTCHYPIAKDYDELHYAQLVAKKIKKRLVVVRPTQEDFRRTNRKIVYHLDTPCTWTSFSLWMLLERASRDIKVVLSGDGADEIFSGYHRYHLLNHDESIKQLEALRQYSYLIDRYYGSTVERYARIVNRCENKYNQEVVKYLEETIGDFFGRINNDHIHAMGLADFYTSMQELLQFADRINMAFHVENRAPFLDYRLIQFAFSMPSKYKIKDGVTKWILKRVAKKFIPAEIAARVDKRGFSAPVNRWFGWGKNGKYDRSEYRKHVFNEWVKVFNVETVPPAGPR, encoded by the coding sequence ATGTGCGGAATAGCCGGCTACATATCGAACAACCCCGAACATGACCCGCGGCAGATCGTGCATGATATGCTGAAGGAGATCAGCCACCGCGGCCCGGACCAGTCCGGGATCTATTCCCGTAAGGGCCTGGCGCTGGGGATGGTGAGGCTGAGCATCATCGACAAGGAAAGGCACGATATACCCTATGAGGCGCCGGACGGCTCGGCTGTCATCGTATATAACGGCGAGATCTATAACCACGAAGATATACGGCGTTCATACCGCGGAGAGTATGAGTTCAAGACCCAATCGGATGCGGAGACTGTGCTTTGCCATTACCTGAAACAAAAAACTTCTTCGTTCCGTGATTATAACGGTATGTATGCGTTCGCTATCTATGACGGCCGGGATAAAGAGATGTATATCGTCCGGGACAGGGCGGGAGAAAAACCGTTGTATTATGTACGCAGCGGTGATTTTTTCGCTTTTGCGAGCGAGATCAAAGCGCTGCTTAAACTGGTGAAGCCCATCTACAACCGCGAGTGCCTTTCGTATGAGGCGTTCGAGTTCAACACCGGCGAGAAGACCCTGTTCAAAGACATCTACTGCTTGATGCCTGGCGACTACCTGAAGATCGACAGGGCGCTTAACGTGACGAAACACTCATATTGGAAGATATGGGACAACCTGACGGAGATGCCGGATGACCTTAAGAAGATAGAGTCGCGGTTGACAGACCTTCTTGTCGATTCCATACTTTTGAGGACGAAGAATTGCGTGCACCGTTTCGGGACATTCGTGAGCGGCGGCGTGGACAGCGCGCTGATCGCCTGCATTGCCAAGCCGGATTACATCTACACGTGCCATTATCCCATAGCCAAGGACTATGACGAATTGCATTATGCCCAGCTTGTCGCGAAAAAGATCAAGAAGAGGCTGGTGGTGGTCAGGCCCACGCAGGAGGATTTCCGCCGAACGAACCGAAAGATCGTATACCATCTTGATACGCCGTGCACCTGGACCAGCTTCAGCCTCTGGATGCTCCTTGAGCGCGCCAGCAGGGATATAAAGGTCGTCCTTTCCGGGGACGGGGCGGATGAGATATTTTCCGGGTATCACCGCTACCACCTTTTGAACCACGATGAGAGCATAAAGCAGCTGGAGGCCCTCAGACAGTATTCTTACCTCATAGACCGTTATTACGGTTCCACGGTGGAGAGGTACGCCAGGATCGTGAACCGCTGTGAGAACAAATATAACCAGGAAGTCGTGAAGTACCTTGAGGAGACGATAGGGGATTTCTTCGGGAGGATAAATAACGACCATATCCACGCCATGGGGCTCGCGGATTTCTATACGAGCATGCAAGAGCTCCTGCAGTTCGCCGACAGGATCAACATGGCTTTTCATGTCGAGAACCGCGCGCCGTTTTTGGACTACCGGCTTATCCAGTTCGCATTCAGCATGCCGTCCAAGTATAAGATCAAGGATGGTGTCACCAAATGGATACTGAAGAGGGTAGCGAAGAAGTTCATCCCGGCCGAAATAGCAGCGCGTGTCGATAAAAGGGGTTTCAGCGCGCCGGTGAACCGCTGGTTCGGATGGGGAAAGAACGGCAAGTATGACAGGAGCGAATACAGGAAGCATGTCTTCAACGAATGGGTCAAGGTCTTCAATGTCGAGACCGTGCCTCCGGCAGGTCCCCGATGA
- a CDS encoding SPASM domain-containing protein, translating to MKKYDAGDFPRRIEIELAASCNLRCSYCPRRYVDDLRGFMDLSFFKRLIDEISAYPDTILVLHRRGESLLHPDFIEICGYVKGKFKEVQMATNATLLDGPKSKAVIEAINFISFSLDIPEVYNKTRAPAKYDKVEAAILQFLKMNKGRVKTQVSMVKTPETPPRNAEIFKNIWNGKVDRIRIYEEHSRNGTFGSLGVKRSGRVGCVMPFYEMLIFFDGKVGRCNHDWNSSPLGDANTSPIKAIWNCRSYKDLRRQHETMELIDEVCKGCDSWYPEIGNQGTGETVQNA from the coding sequence ATGAAGAAATATGATGCGGGGGATTTCCCCCGGAGGATAGAGATCGAGTTGGCGGCTTCGTGCAACCTGCGCTGCTCCTATTGCCCGCGCAGGTACGTGGACGACCTCCGCGGTTTCATGGACCTCTCATTCTTTAAAAGGCTGATCGATGAGATATCAGCGTATCCGGATACGATCCTCGTGCTCCACAGGCGCGGGGAGAGCTTGTTGCACCCGGATTTCATCGAGATATGCGGGTATGTGAAGGGTAAATTCAAGGAAGTCCAGATGGCGACCAACGCGACGCTCTTAGACGGGCCGAAGTCAAAGGCGGTCATCGAGGCGATAAATTTTATCTCATTCAGCCTCGATATCCCGGAAGTATACAACAAGACGCGCGCGCCGGCGAAATACGACAAGGTCGAGGCCGCAATACTGCAGTTCTTAAAAATGAATAAAGGCCGCGTTAAAACCCAGGTCTCAATGGTAAAAACACCGGAGACGCCGCCCCGGAACGCGGAGATCTTCAAAAACATATGGAATGGCAAGGTAGACCGCATACGTATATATGAGGAACATTCCCGTAACGGCACGTTCGGCTCCCTTGGCGTGAAGAGGAGCGGGCGTGTGGGGTGCGTGATGCCGTTCTATGAGATGCTTATATTTTTTGACGGTAAAGTGGGAAGATGCAACCACGATTGGAACAGTTCGCCGCTGGGGGACGCCAATACCTCGCCCATCAAAGCGATATGGAATTGCCGGTCTTATAAGGACCTGCGGAGGCAGCACGAAACGATGGAATTGATCGATGAAGTGTGTAAAGGATGCGATTCCTGGTATCCGGAGATCGGCAACCAGGGAACAGGGGAGACCGTACAAAATGCGTAA
- a CDS encoding UDP binding domain-containing protein, producing the protein MIFENIMKNKTVSVWGLGYLGYTTIFKLQTSGFKVKVYDLNAGQLKAFTGGRYPDNNQKATWSLNGFLPKLDYPSIQVAKSAEEMFKDSRLHIIAMPESRKNTGKDTIASRMAVIFARNIKKSGTVPLVIFESAFIPGNIQKNFIDKLRKERITVSKDYHVGVFFRTDWSVEAFIGKKDKMPVAGCCPKGSEAIRRLLEHLGLPVIMLDSIKDAEIYANSMNVIQAMAIDFLRQLAMGYPFVNMKKMSKALFGNISLADCELNIGTGGEKMTFSTDYLIEGSDKPGNLTLLKEFQDIGISSVLSYADYIIRHGYKSVEILGITYKGNQKDLTLSPSVTLADYLIKNGLKVSICDPYCTGDEIRRYIKGVTVRSFPSKVFSADVVVVASDHNQYKCIAPQKVRNAKKKVKLIIDNYGIWEHLRFGDPIRYHQVGDGSLDLSK; encoded by the coding sequence ATGATATTCGAAAATATCATGAAGAACAAGACGGTTTCCGTCTGGGGCCTTGGCTATCTGGGATACACCACGATATTCAAGCTGCAGACGAGCGGGTTCAAGGTCAAGGTCTATGACCTGAATGCCGGGCAGCTTAAGGCCTTCACGGGGGGCAGGTATCCCGACAACAACCAAAAGGCGACCTGGTCGCTTAACGGGTTCCTGCCGAAACTGGATTATCCGTCCATCCAGGTGGCGAAGAGCGCGGAGGAGATGTTCAAAGATTCCCGCCTGCATATCATCGCGATGCCGGAGAGCCGCAAGAACACGGGGAAGGACACCATTGCGTCCAGGATGGCGGTGATCTTCGCCCGCAATATAAAAAAGAGCGGTACGGTCCCCCTGGTGATATTCGAATCGGCTTTCATCCCCGGGAACATCCAGAAGAACTTCATAGACAAGCTCCGTAAGGAGAGGATAACTGTATCAAAGGATTATCATGTGGGGGTCTTTTTCCGGACAGACTGGAGCGTGGAGGCATTTATCGGTAAAAAGGACAAGATGCCCGTTGCGGGGTGCTGCCCGAAGGGTTCGGAGGCGATACGCAGGCTCCTTGAACATCTCGGCCTGCCCGTAATAATGCTCGACAGCATAAAAGATGCCGAGATCTACGCAAATTCCATGAACGTCATCCAGGCGATGGCCATAGATTTCCTGCGCCAGCTCGCGATGGGGTATCCGTTCGTGAATATGAAGAAGATGTCGAAAGCCCTTTTCGGCAATATCTCGCTCGCCGATTGCGAATTGAACATCGGCACCGGCGGGGAAAAGATGACGTTCTCGACAGACTATCTCATAGAAGGCAGCGACAAGCCGGGGAACCTTACCCTGCTTAAGGAGTTCCAGGATATAGGCATTTCGTCAGTGCTCAGTTATGCGGACTATATCATCCGGCACGGTTATAAGAGCGTGGAGATACTGGGCATAACTTATAAAGGCAACCAGAAAGACCTGACCCTTTCCCCATCGGTTACGTTGGCGGACTATCTCATAAAAAACGGGTTGAAGGTCTCCATATGCGACCCGTACTGCACCGGGGATGAGATACGCAGGTACATAAAAGGCGTCACGGTGAGATCGTTCCCGTCCAAGGTATTCTCCGCGGATGTCGTGGTGGTCGCCTCCGACCACAACCAGTACAAATGCATAGCCCCGCAAAAGGTGAGGAATGCCAAAAAGAAAGTGAAGCTGATCATCGATAATTACGGGATATGGGAACACCTCCGTTTTGGGGATCCCATACGTTACCACCAGGTGGGAGACGGGTCGCTGGACCTTTCAAAATAG
- a CDS encoding radical SAM protein has product MAKVLFINPVIRESGKPAHVPYGLAQLAALAMREGHKVQVFDANAWRPSDKEIYAVLRADRWDVVATGGLVTTYGFIKKTVSIARKAAKNSLIVAGGGFITPIPHEVMGFLPEVDIGIVGEAYITLMEILKSVDAGEDDWSRVKGIIYRSPDGDLVLNRERELLEDVDSLPFPAWDIFPLDIYFQNSSLLLSEESMLAKRHIGVMASYGCPFRCKYCFHLGLSGELSTVESNGRRDVLITGRRKVRHHSPEYVVDLVRSAKKRFGIDFVSFYDENFVALCRNKDWFDEFSRRWLKSCRGIHWGATAHAAMVNENILRKLKGLGCSHLDYGLESFSDEVLLSAGKGSNSRINSRAVTMTMDAGIRPIPNQIIGFPDESFESIKADVLAWKKLGIRSNPFFATPYPGSEWYYSYKDLILKQYGGDLQLFLLSLGDAKDITCNISKNFNTVELLGLRELMVKGDLKRIEDYEETYLKTRGRTAR; this is encoded by the coding sequence ATGGCCAAGGTCCTGTTCATTAATCCTGTAATACGCGAAAGCGGAAAGCCCGCACATGTTCCTTACGGGCTGGCCCAGCTGGCGGCATTGGCTATGCGCGAAGGGCACAAGGTCCAGGTCTTTGATGCCAATGCCTGGAGGCCGTCGGATAAAGAGATCTACGCGGTATTGCGGGCGGATAGGTGGGACGTGGTTGCCACCGGGGGACTGGTCACGACTTACGGCTTTATCAAGAAAACCGTTTCTATCGCGCGTAAGGCGGCTAAAAACTCCCTTATCGTCGCCGGAGGGGGATTCATCACCCCGATACCGCATGAGGTCATGGGATTCCTTCCGGAGGTGGACATAGGTATCGTCGGGGAGGCGTATATTACGCTGATGGAGATACTGAAGTCGGTCGACGCGGGAGAGGACGATTGGTCGCGGGTAAAAGGGATAATCTATCGCAGCCCGGACGGCGACCTGGTATTGAACCGCGAGAGGGAGCTTTTGGAGGACGTCGATTCCCTGCCGTTCCCGGCATGGGATATTTTTCCTTTAGATATCTATTTCCAGAACAGCAGCCTGCTTTTGAGCGAAGAATCGATGCTTGCCAAACGCCATATCGGTGTCATGGCGAGTTACGGCTGCCCGTTCAGGTGCAAATACTGTTTTCATTTAGGGTTGAGTGGTGAGCTGTCTACCGTTGAGTCGAACGGCAGGCGCGATGTCTTAATAACCGGCCGCCGTAAGGTAAGGCACCACAGCCCGGAATACGTCGTCGACCTGGTAAGATCGGCCAAAAAAAGGTTCGGGATAGACTTCGTCTCATTTTATGATGAAAATTTTGTCGCGTTGTGCAGGAACAAAGACTGGTTCGATGAGTTTTCGCGGAGATGGCTTAAATCCTGCCGCGGCATACACTGGGGCGCTACCGCGCATGCCGCGATGGTAAACGAAAATATCCTCAGGAAACTTAAGGGCCTCGGCTGCTCCCACCTTGATTACGGGTTAGAGTCTTTTTCGGACGAGGTCCTTTTGTCCGCCGGCAAAGGTTCAAACAGCAGGATAAACTCAAGGGCGGTTACGATGACTATGGATGCGGGGATACGGCCCATCCCGAACCAGATCATAGGTTTCCCGGATGAATCCTTTGAAAGCATCAAGGCTGACGTCCTTGCCTGGAAAAAATTAGGGATACGGTCGAATCCTTTTTTTGCGACGCCGTACCCGGGATCGGAATGGTATTACTCGTATAAAGACCTGATACTTAAACAATATGGCGGGGACCTGCAGCTTTTCCTGCTGAGCCTGGGCGACGCCAAGGATATCACCTGCAATATCTCAAAAAATTTCAATACGGTCGAACTGCTTGGATTGCGGGAGTTGATGGTCAAGGGCGACTTGAAACGCATCGAGGATTATGAAGAGACGTATTTAAAAACGAGGGGCCGGACCGCGAGATGA
- the hisH gene encoding imidazole glycerol phosphate synthase subunit HisH, translating to MIAIVDYGLGNLRSVAGAVRKLNYEPLITADPAGLEKCEKIIIPGVGAFGDGIGNLRRLGLADALDRMVLREHKPVLGICLGSQLMAKESFEFGHHKGLGWIDASVVKIDAPGVRIPHVGWNGLIQRKANMLFDGIPQDALFYYVHSYHIRCANPDDVIGECEYGNRFAAVLNRGNIYATQFHPEKSQLHGLKMLENFLAGARHA from the coding sequence ATGATAGCCATCGTCGATTACGGCCTGGGCAACCTCCGTTCGGTCGCAGGCGCGGTCAGGAAACTGAATTATGAGCCTCTTATCACCGCCGATCCCGCCGGGCTGGAAAAGTGCGAAAAGATCATAATACCCGGAGTCGGCGCGTTCGGGGACGGCATCGGGAACCTGCGCCGGTTGGGGCTCGCAGATGCGCTTGACAGGATGGTCCTTAGGGAACATAAACCCGTCCTTGGTATATGCCTGGGGTCGCAACTGATGGCAAAAGAGAGTTTTGAATTCGGCCACCATAAAGGCCTCGGATGGATCGATGCGTCGGTGGTAAAGATAGATGCGCCGGGCGTCCGGATCCCCCATGTCGGGTGGAACGGCCTTATCCAGCGGAAGGCGAACATGCTTTTCGACGGGATCCCGCAGGACGCACTTTTTTATTATGTGCACAGTTATCATATCCGGTGCGCCAATCCGGATGATGTCATCGGAGAATGCGAATATGGAAACCGGTTCGCCGCCGTACTTAACCGCGGAAACATATACGCGACACAATTCCATCCGGAGAAGAGCCAGCTCCACGGGTTAAAGATGCTTGAGAATTTTTTGGCCGGGGCCCGGCATGCTTAA